CAGAATCAGCTTCATAAAGCCAAACTGCTCGGCCTCCTAAAACATCCACCCATTCACTAATAACCTTTATACCCTTAGGTGTCATCCTGCCATTTTCCACTCTTCGCTTAACCAGATCATCTCTTTGGTGAGGCTCCCAGGTTGCAATTGTTATAAATTTCACAACTACCCTCCTCTCTGAAATAAATTTTGTTAGACCAGAATAATGCTGGGTGAAAATAGATAAAATACGGTGGAAATAAATAGTTAATTTAATAGGCAAAAAATTGAGGATTTAAAAAGTTTATAAATAACTGAATTACTTGGTGCGGTTGATAACTCAATTAAAACAATTATAACAATTTTCAAAGTAACTGC
This genomic interval from Bacillota bacterium contains the following:
- a CDS encoding DUF3303 family protein → MKFITIATWEPHQRDDLVKRRVENGRMTPKGIKVISEWVDVLGGRAVWLYEADSAMEGFKWSNRWSDINKFESFPVVEVKDDSGSQLVE